Proteins encoded in a region of the Vicia villosa cultivar HV-30 ecotype Madison, WI linkage group LG5, Vvil1.0, whole genome shotgun sequence genome:
- the LOC131601451 gene encoding uncharacterized protein LOC131601451 produces the protein MDSTAVSHADESIVYSAAVSHADHSIIDKGNNSVIASWFQSITTHPGPMCPMCMENNPVIASWFEAITTDSDSHPGPMCMENNPVIASDSHPGGPMCLENNPVTASWFQSITTDSDSHTMENNPSESKMDIFVANDKTIAVSLPDPIAVSLPYPMDKGNNSSESKMDESVDKGTKSSESNMDEPVDKGTKSSESNMDESVDKGTESSDSNMDKSLYKGTKSSGSKVKELTEQFPAATPLALVLKQFLADRSLDQSYSGGLSSYCLVLLIIRFLQHEHHLGRPINQNYGSLMVDFLYFFGNVFDPRQMRISVQGSGLYIKRERGCSIDPIHIDDPLFPTNNVGRNCFRIHQCIKAFSEAYIVLENELTLINGDGESCSKPSYRLLPKIISSLDVS, from the exons ATGGATTCCACCGCCGTCTCCCACGCTGATGAGTCGATCGTGTATTCTGCCGCCGTCTCCCACGCTGATCACTCCATCATTGATAAGGGAAACAATTCCGTCATTGCATCATGGTTTCAATCCATCACCACCCACCCTGGTCCGATGTGTCCGATGTGTATGGAAAACAATCCCGTCATTGCATCATGGTTTGAAGCCATCACCACCGACTCCGACTCCCACCCTGGTCCGATGTGTATGGAAAACAATCCCGTCATTGCATCCGACTCCCACCCTGGTGGTCCGATGTGTTTGGAAAACAATCCTGTCACTGCATCATGGTTTCAATCCATCACCACCGACTCCGACTCCCACACTATGGAAAACAATCCGTCTGAATCAAAAATGGATATATTTGTGGCAAATGATAAAACCATCGCTGTCTCCCTCCCTGATCCGATCGCTGTCTCCCTCCCTTATCCGATGGATAAGGGAAACAATTCTTCCGAATCAAAGATGGATGAATCCGTGGATAAGGGAACCAAGTCCTCCGAATCAAATATGGATGAACCCGTGGATAAGGGAACCAAGTCCTCCGAATCAAATATGGATGAATCCGTGGATAAGGGAACCGAGTCCTCCGATTCAAATATGGATAAATCCTTGTATAAAGGAACCAAGTCCTCCGGATCAAAG GTTAAGGAGTTGACGGAACAATTTCCTGCTGCTACTCCTCTTGCTTTGGTGCTGAAACAGTTTTTGGCAGATCGAAGCCTTGACCAGTCCTACTCTGGTGGCTTAAGTTCTTACTGTTTG GTACTACTAATTATACGTTTTCTTCAGCATGAGCACCATCTTGGCCGGCCGATCAACCAA AATTACGGAAGTCTTATGgttgattttctttatttttttgg GAATGTGTTTGATCCCCGTCAAATGCGGATATCAGTGCAAGGAAGTGGACTTTatataaaaagagaaagaggttGCAG CATTGATCCAATTCACATAGATGATCCTCTTTTTCCAACAAATAATGTGGGAAGGAATTGCTTCAGAATCCATCAATGTATTAAG GCATTTTCAGAAGCTTATATTGTTCTTGAAAATGAACTGACGCTCATAAATGGTGATGGCGAGTCATGCTCGAAACCATCTTACAGACTGCTTCCAAAAATAATCTCTAGTCTTGATGTATCGTAA